A portion of the Aquicoccus sp. G2-2 genome contains these proteins:
- a CDS encoding 1-acyl-sn-glycerol-3-phosphate acyltransferase, with translation MMASVHIPLWLFLVIAGFAAYAALEKVMLPSVRWFFRRRMERAVARLNERLERPIQPFKLARRHDMIQRLIYDPEIARAIADHAHEEGVPENVAFETARRYAREIVPSFSASLYFGLAIRLARAISTTLYRVRIGRYDEERLAKIDPHATVVFVMNHRSNMDYVLVTYLAAARSALSYAVGEWARVWPLSRLIKAMGAYFIRRKSRNALYRKVLARYVRLATEGGVMQAVFPEGGLSLTGALEPPRMGILKYIVDGHDAEARDVVFVPVALNYDRVFEDRILVAAGQAGERRFRAKISVLARFLLKQIWLRLRGRYHRFGYAAVSFGAPVSLLRYRRENPDVTVEHLAADLMRRVGEEVPVLPVPLVATALIQAKAPLSRETLKEAVSALLEHLPEAYVHIPRGDISYTVEVGLRNLTLRRIVLETGEGLIITAKDRPLVEFYAASVAHLITAKHDYS, from the coding sequence ATGATGGCGTCTGTGCATATTCCCTTATGGCTGTTTCTGGTCATCGCTGGTTTTGCGGCCTATGCGGCGCTTGAGAAAGTCATGCTGCCCTCGGTGCGCTGGTTCTTTCGTCGTCGGATGGAACGAGCCGTTGCGCGCCTGAATGAACGGCTTGAACGCCCGATCCAACCGTTCAAACTCGCCCGGCGTCACGACATGATCCAACGCCTTATCTATGATCCGGAGATAGCGCGCGCTATTGCCGATCATGCCCATGAAGAGGGCGTGCCAGAGAATGTGGCCTTCGAGACCGCCCGCCGATACGCGCGCGAGATCGTGCCGTCGTTTAGTGCCTCGCTTTATTTCGGTTTGGCGATCCGGTTGGCCAGGGCGATCAGCACAACACTCTACCGCGTTCGCATCGGGCGCTATGATGAAGAGAGGCTGGCCAAGATAGACCCGCACGCAACGGTCGTGTTCGTGATGAACCATCGCTCCAATATGGATTATGTGTTGGTCACCTACCTTGCCGCCGCGCGCAGCGCGCTGAGTTACGCTGTCGGTGAATGGGCGCGGGTCTGGCCGCTCAGCCGTTTGATCAAGGCAATGGGGGCATACTTCATCCGCCGAAAATCCCGCAATGCGCTCTATCGCAAGGTGCTGGCGCGCTATGTTCGTTTGGCCACCGAAGGCGGCGTGATGCAGGCGGTTTTCCCCGAAGGCGGGCTATCGCTTACCGGCGCATTGGAGCCGCCGCGCATGGGCATTCTGAAATACATCGTCGATGGCCACGATGCTGAAGCGCGCGATGTCGTCTTTGTTCCGGTGGCATTGAACTACGACAGGGTGTTTGAGGACCGTATCCTTGTTGCCGCCGGGCAAGCTGGGGAGCGGCGATTCCGTGCGAAGATTTCCGTTTTGGCGCGGTTCTTACTCAAACAAATCTGGCTGCGTTTACGTGGTAGGTATCATCGGTTCGGATATGCCGCCGTAAGTTTCGGTGCGCCGGTTTCTTTGTTGCGCTACCGCCGGGAAAACCCGGACGTCACAGTAGAACATCTGGCGGCTGACCTGATGCGTAGGGTTGGAGAAGAGGTTCCTGTCCTGCCGGTGCCGCTGGTGGCAACCGCATTGATCCAAGCTAAAGCACCGCTTTCGCGCGAAACCTTGAAGGAGGCTGTTTCGGCGTTGCTGGAGCACTTGCCGGAGGCCTATGTCCACATTCCGCGTGGGGATATTTCTTACACTGTCGAGGTCGGCTTGCGGAACCTCACACTCCGCCGGATCGTTCTTGAAACCGGCGAGGGGCTGATCATCACGGCAAAAGACAGACCGCTGGTGGAGTTTTATGCCGCGTCGGTGGCGCATCTTATTACGGCGAAGCATGATTACAGCTGA
- the ccrA gene encoding crotonyl-CoA carboxylase/reductase, with protein MALDTETGIAAYDAPEKDLYEIGEMPPMGHVPKQMYAWAIRRERHGEPDTSFQVEVVDTWQIDSYEVLVLVMAAGVNYNGVWAGLGVPISPFDGHKQPYHIAGSDASGIVWAVGDKVKTWKVGDEVVIHCNQDDGDDEECNGGDPMFSPTQRIWGYETNDGSFAQFTRVQAQQLLPRPKHLTWEESACYTLTLATAYRMLFGHHPHELKPGQNVLVWGASGGLGSFAIQLINAAGGNAVGVISDEDKREFVMDLGAKGVINRKDFNCWGQLPTVNTTEYGEWFKEVRRFGKAIWDITGKGNNVDIVFEHPGEATFPVSSFVCKKGGMVVICAGTTGFNCTFDVRYIWMHQKRLQGSHFAHLKQAAAANRLMVERRIDPCMSEVFPWSEIPHAHMKMLRNEHKPGNMAVLVQAPTTGLRTVEDVVEAGKQT; from the coding sequence ATGGCACTGGATACCGAAACCGGCATTGCGGCATATGACGCACCTGAAAAAGACCTCTATGAAATTGGCGAAATGCCCCCCATGGGCCATGTCCCCAAGCAGATGTATGCATGGGCGATCCGCCGGGAGAGGCATGGTGAACCCGACACCAGCTTTCAGGTGGAGGTCGTCGATACCTGGCAGATCGACAGTTATGAGGTTCTGGTGCTCGTGATGGCGGCTGGCGTCAACTACAATGGTGTCTGGGCTGGGCTTGGTGTTCCAATTTCGCCGTTCGATGGCCACAAGCAACCCTATCATATCGCGGGTTCGGATGCTTCCGGAATTGTTTGGGCCGTCGGGGACAAGGTGAAGACATGGAAGGTCGGCGATGAAGTCGTCATCCATTGTAATCAGGACGATGGCGACGACGAGGAATGTAATGGGGGTGACCCGATGTTCTCTCCCACGCAAAGGATATGGGGCTATGAAACCAATGATGGTTCATTTGCGCAGTTCACCCGCGTTCAGGCGCAACAGCTTCTGCCGCGTCCGAAACATCTGACGTGGGAAGAAAGCGCCTGCTACACCCTTACGTTGGCCACGGCCTATCGGATGCTTTTTGGCCATCACCCGCATGAGCTGAAACCCGGCCAGAACGTCCTTGTTTGGGGTGCAAGCGGCGGGCTCGGCTCGTTTGCGATCCAGCTTATCAACGCGGCAGGCGGCAACGCCGTTGGCGTGATCTCTGATGAAGACAAACGCGAATTCGTCATGGATCTTGGTGCGAAGGGTGTCATCAACCGGAAGGATTTCAATTGCTGGGGGCAATTGCCCACTGTGAACACCACGGAATACGGCGAATGGTTCAAGGAAGTGCGCCGGTTCGGCAAAGCAATTTGGGATATCACCGGCAAGGGCAACAATGTGGATATTGTCTTTGAACATCCGGGGGAGGCGACGTTCCCGGTCTCTTCGTTCGTATGCAAGAAAGGTGGCATGGTTGTAATCTGCGCCGGAACGACCGGCTTCAACTGCACCTTTGATGTCCGCTACATCTGGATGCATCAGAAGCGCCTGCAAGGTTCGCATTTTGCGCATCTCAAGCAAGCCGCCGCAGCCAACCGGTTGATGGTCGAGCGCCGAATTGATCCATGTATGTCTGAAGTGTTTCCGTGGAGCGAAATTCCACATGCGCATATGAAGATGCTTCGTAATGAGCATAAGCCCGGGAATATGGCGGTTCTCGTTCAAGCCCCAACAACCGGCTTGCGGACTGTGGAAGATGTTGTCGAGGCCGGGAAACAGACCTGA
- a CDS encoding AAA family ATPase, giving the protein MNEAVISFSHDQADAYDSIVEALRPLGVDIVACEVMPQREGKGITLAIMGKAGSGKTMLLAQLFKAVEESGVEVISGDYEGRKHKNRRTISILAPTNKAASVLRMQGVPATTIHRILYTPVYDPEYERIAAWLAGDGEKPQIEGLSDSALERALAFFKLNRSIPGALAAAGLRGSDFITGWKRRDEPLDIGFVDEASMLDDKQFDDLREIFPILVLFGDPAQLAPVNQSGTMVFDKLEAEVRHELHRIHRQEASNPILDLAHALADPAMDFETFEAMIETIAKQDERVVWAQRVEVDMMARSPVLVWRNATRIRLINAFRRVHGAPEDALLSGEPLICDGLELPLKHRKRRLDLEARGLIKGAQVVYLGPGRKAGFSRLHVVGAPDPQISAASIVKIEKPDEEEPFIPFAARMGAVFLHGAAITIHKAQGSQWKDVQVFSPDLHAAARMGRVEAGQPLWKRLAYVAITRAQERLFWVVRNRLAKPTYALTTDDLQVPAVPLHLEAKESV; this is encoded by the coding sequence ATGAATGAAGCCGTAATTTCCTTTTCCCACGACCAAGCGGATGCTTATGATTCCATTGTTGAAGCTTTGCGTCCGTTAGGTGTCGATATTGTTGCGTGCGAGGTGATGCCACAGCGAGAAGGCAAAGGCATTACATTGGCCATTATGGGCAAGGCTGGATCAGGCAAGACGATGCTTCTTGCACAACTCTTCAAGGCCGTTGAGGAAAGCGGGGTAGAGGTTATTTCTGGCGACTATGAGGGTCGTAAACATAAGAACCGCCGCACAATTTCTATCCTCGCTCCGACCAACAAGGCGGCGAGTGTCCTACGGATGCAGGGCGTGCCGGCCACGACGATCCACCGCATTTTATATACACCTGTGTATGATCCAGAGTATGAGCGCATCGCCGCGTGGTTGGCAGGTGACGGTGAAAAACCACAAATTGAAGGTTTGAGCGATTCTGCGCTGGAACGGGCACTTGCTTTTTTCAAATTGAACCGCTCTATCCCCGGCGCGCTTGCCGCCGCAGGCCTGCGCGGGTCGGATTTTATCACTGGCTGGAAACGTCGCGATGAACCGCTTGATATCGGGTTTGTCGATGAAGCCTCGATGCTGGATGATAAACAGTTTGACGATCTACGAGAAATCTTTCCGATTTTGGTGCTGTTTGGCGATCCCGCGCAATTGGCTCCGGTCAACCAATCCGGCACTATGGTGTTTGATAAGCTTGAAGCCGAGGTTCGACACGAACTCCATCGGATTCACCGTCAGGAAGCATCGAACCCGATCCTTGATCTGGCGCATGCACTTGCTGACCCTGCGATGGATTTTGAAACCTTTGAGGCGATGATCGAAACAATTGCTAAGCAAGATGAACGCGTGGTCTGGGCGCAGCGTGTCGAGGTAGACATGATGGCGCGTAGCCCGGTGCTTGTTTGGCGTAATGCAACACGGATTCGACTGATCAATGCATTTCGGCGCGTGCATGGCGCACCTGAAGATGCTCTTCTCTCTGGCGAACCATTGATATGCGATGGGCTTGAATTGCCTCTAAAGCATCGTAAGCGCAGACTAGACTTGGAGGCGCGCGGGCTGATCAAGGGGGCACAGGTCGTCTATCTTGGGCCGGGCCGAAAGGCGGGGTTTTCACGGTTGCATGTTGTTGGCGCTCCTGATCCGCAGATTTCGGCGGCGTCCATCGTCAAGATTGAAAAGCCGGATGAAGAAGAGCCCTTTATTCCATTTGCAGCAAGGATGGGGGCAGTTTTTCTTCATGGGGCAGCGATTACTATTCATAAAGCGCAAGGCTCGCAATGGAAGGATGTGCAAGTCTTTTCACCGGATCTTCATGCCGCCGCGCGAATGGGACGTGTGGAAGCAGGGCAGCCTTTATGGAAACGACTAGCCTACGTTGCAATCACGCGGGCGCAGGAGCGTTTATTCTGGGTCGTGCGTAATCGGTTGGCCAAGCCAACGTATGCGCTCACGACCGATGATTTGCAGGTACCAGCGGTGCCACTTCATCTCGAAGCCAAAGAAAGTGTGTAA
- a CDS encoding TIGR02186 family protein produces the protein MFRYFAAFFAILTFTHSSGLAEEVVLGLSQSRVAITANFDGSEILIFGGVKREAPPPTGAPLEVVIVIEGPSVPLTVRRKAKKYGIWINADSVSISSAPAFYSVSTSAPFNDAINHTEDLRHHISVPRAIRSIGAASYVSDPEAFTDAVIRIRQENGLYQFNENAVQFEEQTLFRTTVHLPSNLTEGNYKTRIFLTRNGNVVSHFETTIGVHKVGLEQFLYSLSHERPLIYGLLSLAIAIAAGWGASAFFRMFGRS, from the coding sequence ATGTTTCGTTATTTCGCCGCATTCTTTGCCATCCTGACATTCACCCATTCGTCTGGCCTGGCAGAAGAAGTAGTGCTTGGACTCAGTCAAAGCCGCGTGGCGATAACTGCAAATTTTGACGGTTCCGAAATCCTGATATTTGGCGGCGTGAAGCGTGAGGCTCCGCCACCAACTGGCGCGCCATTGGAAGTTGTTATCGTCATTGAGGGGCCGTCAGTGCCGCTGACGGTACGACGAAAGGCAAAAAAGTATGGCATCTGGATCAACGCCGACTCGGTAAGTATCAGTTCCGCGCCCGCTTTCTATTCGGTCTCAACGAGCGCGCCCTTCAATGATGCAATCAACCACACCGAAGACTTGCGCCATCATATCTCCGTGCCGCGTGCGATCCGTTCGATCGGAGCGGCTTCTTATGTGAGTGATCCGGAAGCCTTTACCGACGCCGTAATCAGAATTCGCCAAGAAAACGGTCTTTATCAATTCAATGAGAACGCGGTTCAATTCGAGGAGCAAACGTTGTTCCGCACGACCGTTCACCTCCCCTCAAATCTGACGGAAGGGAATTACAAAACCCGTATCTTCCTTACACGCAATGGCAATGTTGTTTCTCACTTCGAAACGACGATCGGCGTACACAAAGTTGGGTTGGAGCAGTTTCTATATAGCCTGTCCCACGAGCGCCCTCTGATTTATGGCCTGCTCTCTCTCGCCATAGCGATTGCTGCAGGTTGGGGTGCCTCAGCTTTTTTCCGCATGTTCGGCCGGAGCTGA
- a CDS encoding GNAT family N-acetyltransferase, translating to MTPEALEKLHARGFSRIRPWTAAEFAALLESPYVFLCASTHSFALGRAVADEAELLTIVTYPEQRRQNLARTCLRNFELEAQARGAIRAFLEVDSENHPAIGLYQTSGYTLVARRTGYYDLRNNTRADALVMSKRFK from the coding sequence ATGACGCCTGAAGCGCTCGAAAAACTCCATGCGCGGGGTTTTTCTCGAATCCGGCCTTGGACTGCTGCGGAATTCGCCGCCCTTCTCGAAAGCCCTTATGTTTTTCTTTGCGCCAGCACCCACAGTTTCGCGCTTGGGCGGGCAGTCGCCGACGAGGCGGAACTTCTCACCATCGTCACCTATCCAGAGCAGCGCCGTCAAAACCTAGCGCGCACCTGCTTGCGCAATTTTGAGCTCGAAGCTCAGGCGCGCGGTGCGATTCGTGCTTTTCTTGAGGTAGACTCGGAAAATCACCCTGCAATTGGGCTTTACCAAACTTCCGGATACACGCTTGTTGCTCGCCGCACGGGCTACTACGACTTGCGCAACAACACCCGCGCGGATGCGCTGGTCATGTCAAAACGGTTCAAATGA
- the tsaB gene encoding tRNA (adenosine(37)-N6)-threonylcarbamoyltransferase complex dimerization subunit type 1 TsaB, producing MPSDKLTLGFDTSVAHCAAALLRGQEIIASQVEEMSRGQAERLIPLIEEMFAKADVTWRDLDRIGVGTGPGNFTGIRISVAAARGLALGLDIPAIGVPTLDSLALDQPRPCVALVAAPREQVYLQQFLADSATNAPVLCHLDEIESLWPAIETTWVGAHADDCAKILSGEVLTPHHPLAEAIARIAASAPDESPSPTPLYIRAANATPARETSPIILDDA from the coding sequence TTGCCGTCTGACAAGCTCACACTCGGCTTTGACACATCGGTCGCGCATTGCGCGGCCGCTTTGCTGAGAGGTCAAGAGATTATCGCAAGCCAAGTCGAGGAAATGAGCCGCGGTCAGGCCGAAAGGCTGATCCCATTGATCGAAGAGATGTTTGCCAAGGCCGACGTCACCTGGCGCGATCTGGATCGAATTGGCGTCGGCACTGGCCCCGGAAATTTCACTGGGATACGGATTTCAGTAGCAGCGGCACGCGGCTTGGCACTCGGGCTTGATATTCCGGCAATCGGTGTGCCAACACTCGACAGCCTTGCCTTGGATCAGCCTCGCCCATGTGTGGCCCTTGTCGCAGCTCCACGAGAGCAGGTTTATCTTCAGCAATTTCTGGCAGATAGCGCCACCAATGCACCGGTTCTCTGCCACTTAGATGAGATCGAAAGCCTCTGGCCTGCAATCGAAACCACCTGGGTTGGCGCTCACGCTGATGATTGCGCCAAAATCCTCTCCGGGGAGGTTTTAACTCCTCACCACCCTCTTGCAGAAGCCATCGCGCGCATTGCCGCATCCGCGCCCGATGAAAGCCCATCGCCGACACCGCTTTACATCCGCGCCGCGAATGCAACTCCCGCACGCGAGACATCACCAATCATCCTTGATGACGCCTGA
- a CDS encoding NifU family protein — MFIQTESTPNPATLKFLPGLAVMQAGTADFPAPVGKDISPLAARIFSVSGISGVFLGNDFVTVTKTEDTEWDHVKPAILGAIMEHFQSGQPVMAEGVVTPSHATDENGPDSAIIDQIKSLLDTRVRPAVAQDGGDITFHGFDEGVVYLHMQGACAGCPSSTLTLKMGIENLLRHYIPEVTEVRPVAV; from the coding sequence ATGTTCATCCAAACCGAATCCACCCCGAATCCGGCAACCCTGAAATTCCTGCCCGGCCTTGCCGTAATGCAAGCAGGGACCGCTGATTTTCCCGCACCTGTCGGAAAAGACATCTCCCCGCTCGCAGCGCGCATTTTCTCGGTCAGCGGCATTTCCGGCGTCTTTCTCGGCAATGATTTCGTTACAGTGACGAAAACTGAAGACACGGAATGGGATCACGTCAAACCGGCCATCCTCGGTGCCATCATGGAGCACTTCCAATCCGGTCAGCCAGTAATGGCCGAAGGGGTTGTAACGCCGTCACACGCCACCGACGAAAACGGCCCCGACAGCGCGATCATTGATCAGATCAAGTCCCTACTGGATACCCGCGTCCGTCCCGCCGTGGCGCAGGATGGTGGCGACATCACCTTCCACGGCTTTGACGAGGGTGTGGTCTATCTGCACATGCAAGGCGCTTGTGCGGGTTGCCCCTCTTCGACGCTGACGCTCAAGATGGGCATTGAAAATCTGCTGCGCCATTACATACCCGAAGTGACAGAGGTGCGACCTGTTGCCGTCTGA
- a CDS encoding universal stress protein encodes MRKFLVVLDDSRECLNAMRFAAMRAAHTGGGVAILAIIRPDEFNHWIGVGDIMREEARERIEAHFEVFAKWMRDKQGVDPELMIREGEPVGEILAQVKEDPDIGIVVLGAGTDRKGPGPLVTQLTRNSGSLDIPITIVPGDLSKERLEAIT; translated from the coding sequence ATGCGTAAGTTTCTTGTCGTGCTGGATGACAGCCGCGAATGCCTGAACGCAATGCGGTTCGCCGCCATGCGCGCTGCACACACGGGCGGCGGGGTCGCGATCCTTGCAATCATCCGCCCCGACGAATTCAATCACTGGATCGGTGTTGGCGATATCATGCGCGAAGAAGCACGCGAACGTATCGAAGCGCATTTCGAAGTGTTTGCAAAATGGATGCGCGACAAGCAAGGCGTCGATCCCGAACTCATGATCCGAGAAGGCGAACCGGTCGGCGAAATTCTGGCACAGGTAAAAGAAGACCCCGACATTGGCATCGTTGTTCTTGGCGCGGGCACCGATCGCAAAGGCCCCGGCCCGTTGGTCACGCAACTCACCCGCAATTCCGGGAGCCTCGACATACCGATCACCATCGTTCCGGGCGACTTGTCGAAGGAGCGACTGGAAGCCATTACATGA
- a CDS encoding branched-chain amino acid aminotransferase: MSVGSNIRTYFNGTWHEGEVPVMTSADHGAWLGTTVFDGARYFEGLAPDLEAHCARINRSASALMLAPTVGTAEMVDIVREGLEMYDKSEAVYIRPMYWGINGDMTLSAIAPSPDATGFAICLEAIPMPAETSSTTLTRTRFRRPVLEDAVVNAKAGCLYPNNARMIAEAKAKGFGNALVADATGNVAETATANIFMVKDGDVFTPIANGTFLAGITRARHIANLTNEGLRVHEAVLSFEDFHDADEVFLSGNMSKVTPVTAFDDTQYQIGPITRQARDLYWDWAASNG; encoded by the coding sequence ATGTCAGTGGGCAGCAATATCCGCACTTATTTCAATGGCACATGGCACGAAGGCGAAGTGCCGGTGATGACATCAGCAGATCATGGTGCATGGCTTGGCACCACCGTTTTTGATGGTGCGCGCTACTTCGAAGGTCTGGCCCCCGACCTTGAAGCGCATTGTGCGCGGATAAACCGTTCTGCTTCGGCGCTGATGCTTGCGCCCACGGTCGGGACCGCTGAGATGGTCGATATCGTCCGCGAAGGCCTTGAGATGTATGACAAATCAGAAGCCGTCTATATCCGCCCGATGTATTGGGGCATCAACGGAGACATGACCCTCAGCGCAATTGCACCCAGCCCCGACGCGACTGGCTTTGCAATCTGCCTCGAAGCGATCCCGATGCCCGCCGAAACCTCCTCGACCACGCTCACCCGCACGCGCTTTCGTCGCCCCGTGCTCGAAGATGCTGTGGTCAACGCCAAGGCGGGCTGCCTTTATCCCAATAACGCCCGCATGATCGCCGAGGCAAAGGCCAAGGGCTTCGGCAACGCGCTGGTTGCCGACGCCACCGGCAATGTGGCGGAAACGGCAACCGCGAATATCTTCATGGTCAAGGATGGCGACGTTTTCACGCCGATCGCCAACGGCACGTTCCTCGCGGGCATCACCCGCGCGCGCCACATCGCCAACCTTACAAATGAAGGCCTGCGCGTCCACGAGGCCGTGCTTTCATTCGAGGATTTTCACGACGCAGATGAGGTATTCCTCTCTGGTAACATGTCAAAGGTCACGCCAGTTACAGCATTCGACGACACCCAATACCAGATCGGCCCGATCACCCGGCAGGCGCGCGACCTCTATTGGGATTGGGCAGCGTCCAACGGCTGA
- the trpS gene encoding tryptophan--tRNA ligase yields the protein MAEATFSPRVFSGIQPSGNLHLGNYLGALKRFTELQNQGVEALYCMVDLHAITVWQEPAELHAATRELAAGFIAAGLDPEKSILFNQSQVAEHAQLAWIFNCVARMGWMSRMTQWKDKAGKNKENASLGLFAYPSLMAADILVYHATHVPVGEDQKQHLELTRDIATKFNHDYGVDFFPITEPVIEGAATRVMSLRDGSKKMSKSDPSDASRINMTDNADTIAKKIRKAKTDPDALPSEAEGLQGRPEARNLVNIYAALSEVGVDQALKQIGGKQFSEFKPMLAELAVEKLAPISGEMARLMQDQSEIDRILQRGADRARAIAAPILQKTYDIVGMVR from the coding sequence ATGGCAGAGGCCACTTTCAGCCCGCGCGTCTTTTCGGGCATCCAGCCTTCGGGCAACCTGCACCTGGGCAACTACCTTGGCGCCCTCAAACGCTTCACCGAGCTTCAGAATCAGGGCGTTGAGGCGCTCTATTGCATGGTCGACCTGCACGCAATCACCGTCTGGCAAGAGCCCGCAGAGTTGCACGCCGCAACGCGGGAATTGGCCGCAGGCTTTATTGCCGCCGGGCTCGACCCGGAAAAGTCCATTCTTTTCAACCAATCACAAGTTGCCGAACACGCGCAACTTGCCTGGATTTTCAACTGTGTCGCGCGCATGGGCTGGATGAGCCGGATGACCCAGTGGAAGGACAAGGCGGGCAAGAATAAGGAAAACGCATCGCTCGGGCTTTTTGCTTACCCGTCGCTGATGGCGGCGGACATCCTTGTTTATCACGCCACTCATGTGCCGGTCGGCGAAGACCAAAAGCAACATCTTGAGCTGACCCGCGACATCGCCACCAAGTTCAATCACGACTACGGCGTCGATTTCTTTCCGATTACCGAGCCGGTGATCGAAGGCGCCGCCACACGGGTGATGAGCCTGCGCGACGGGTCCAAGAAAATGTCGAAATCCGATCCGTCCGATGCTTCGCGCATCAACATGACCGACAATGCCGATACCATCGCCAAGAAAATCCGCAAAGCCAAGACCGACCCCGACGCCCTCCCGTCCGAGGCCGAAGGGCTGCAGGGACGTCCGGAGGCCCGCAATCTTGTTAACATTTATGCTGCACTCTCAGAGGTGGGCGTTGATCAGGCGCTGAAACAGATTGGCGGCAAACAGTTTTCGGAATTCAAACCAATGCTCGCAGAGCTAGCCGTAGAAAAACTAGCCCCGATTTCGGGCGAAATGGCACGGCTGATGCAAGACCAGAGCGAAATTGACCGGATATTGCAACGCGGCGCCGACCGTGCGCGCGCCATCGCGGCGCCGATCTTGCAGAAAACCTACGATATCGTGGGGATGGTGCGTTAA
- a CDS encoding rhomboid family intramembrane serine protease, whose translation MSSNQHQHPVNPINPVVVVIFLVILGIELVFTLGNQGFIGGPEAVGWRVEAINDYGFSGTAFHWMLDNNQWPPAFLMRFVTYMFVSGNFTQMIVAGVMLLALGKFVGEVFSGWAVVVVFLGSGIGGALIWGLLLDDPTFVIGAFPGVYGLIGGFTYILWLRLGESGDNQYRAFAMIGFLMLIQLFFGIIYGARTDWLVDLGGFVSGFLLSFVVSPGGWKRLRAKLRHE comes from the coding sequence ATGAGCAGCAACCAACACCAGCATCCGGTCAACCCGATCAACCCCGTCGTGGTGGTGATCTTTCTTGTCATTCTTGGGATCGAATTGGTGTTCACCCTGGGAAATCAGGGGTTTATCGGCGGGCCGGAGGCTGTGGGCTGGCGCGTGGAGGCGATCAACGATTACGGGTTCAGCGGCACCGCGTTCCATTGGATGCTGGACAACAACCAATGGCCACCGGCGTTTCTCATGCGGTTCGTGACTTATATGTTCGTGAGCGGCAATTTCACCCAAATGATTGTGGCGGGGGTAATGCTGCTGGCGCTGGGCAAGTTCGTAGGCGAGGTATTTTCCGGTTGGGCGGTGGTGGTGGTATTTTTGGGGTCGGGTATTGGCGGGGCATTGATCTGGGGGCTTCTGCTTGACGATCCGACCTTTGTAATTGGCGCGTTTCCGGGGGTTTACGGGCTTATTGGTGGGTTCACCTATATCCTTTGGTTGCGCCTTGGAGAGAGCGGCGACAACCAGTATCGCGCTTTTGCGATGATTGGATTTTTGATGCTTATCCAGTTGTTTTTTGGTATTATTTACGGTGCGCGCACCGATTGGCTGGTTGATCTGGGCGGCTTTGTTTCGGGCTTCTTGTTGTCTTTCGTGGTCAGCCCCGGCGGCTGGAAAAGGCTGCGCGCCAAGCTGCGCCACGAATGA